One part of the Nymphaea colorata isolate Beijing-Zhang1983 chromosome 8, ASM883128v2, whole genome shotgun sequence genome encodes these proteins:
- the LOC116259276 gene encoding S-adenosylmethionine carrier 1, chloroplastic/mitochondrial, translating to MATDSGSGRARITEVANPSYGNLQNFFVWREFVWGGLAGAFGEGMMHPIDTLKTRVQSQAVLSGSQTQKGILQMVRTVWLADGLKGFYRGIAPGLTGSLATGATYFGVIESTKKWIEESHPNLRGHWAHFIAGGVGDTLGSFIYVPCEVMKQRMQVQGTQKSWKSCILQENICSKSGKQMYGYYTSMLHAGSSIWRQEGVRGLYAGYWSTLARDVPFAGLMVMFYEALKDLSEYGKQRWFHSLNDHSHNSATGLLLGGLAGGLSAYLTTPFDVIKTRMQVQGSGIRYNGWGDAVCKIWLGEGIKGMFRGSVPRIIWYVPASAFTFMAVEFLRDHFNDNREIASISVETSSAIKEVA from the exons ATGGCGACGGACTCGGGTTCTGGGAGAGCCCGAATCACGGAAGTAGCCAACCCATCATACGGGAATCTTCAGAATTTCTTTG TTTGGAGGGAATTTGTATGGGGTGGTCTTGCTGGGGCTTTTGGGGAAGGCATGATGCACCCGATTGATACACTGAAGACACGGGTTCAAAGCCAAGCAGTGCTAAGTGGATCCCAG acACAGAAGGGCATTTTGCAAATGGTTCGCACAGTCTGGCTAGCTGATGGATTAAAAG GGTTTTATCGAGGAATAGCTCCAGGATTAACTGGATCATTGGCTACTGGGGCAACGTATTTTGGTGTCATTGAATCGACAAAGAAGTGGATAGAGGAATCACATCCTAACCTTAGAGGACATTGGGCCCACTTCATTGCTGGTGGTGTTG GTGATACACTTGGGTCATTTATATATGTGCCATGTGAAGTGATGAAGCAACGGATGCAGGTCCAGGGCACCCAAAAGTCCTGGAAATCTTGCATATTGCAGGAGAATATTTGCTCTAAATCTGGAAAGCAAATGTATGGTTACTACACCAGCATGCTTCATGCAGGATCTTCAATATGGAGACAAGAAGGTGTAAGGGGATTATATGCAGG GTATTGGTCCACACTAGCACGTGATGTACCATTTGCTGGTTTAATG GTTATGTTCTATGAAGCACTTAAAGATCTTTCAGAGTATGGGAAGCAAAGATGGTTTCACTCTCTGAATGATCATTCCCACAATTCTGCGACTGGCCTGCTATTAGGTGGATTAGCTGGAG GTCTCAGTGCATATCTGACGACTCCATTTGATGTCATCAAAACAAGGATGCAAGTGCAGGGATCTGGGATAAG GTATAATGGCTGGGGAGATGCAGTCTGTAAGATTTGGCTAGGTGAAGGCATAAAAGGGATGTTCAGGGGGAGCGTTCCCAGAATAATCTGGTACGTTCCTGCATCAGCTTTCACATTCATGGCAGTGGAATTTTTGAGGGACCATTTCAATGATAATCGTGAAATTGCGAGCATATCAGTGGAAACATCCTCTGCAATAAAAGAGGTGGCTTAA